From a region of the Acomys russatus chromosome 4, mAcoRus1.1, whole genome shotgun sequence genome:
- the Stmn3 gene encoding stathmin-3, translated as MASTVSAYKEKMKELSVLSLICSCFYSQPHPNTIYQYGDMEVKQLDKRASGQSFEVILKSPSDLSPESPLLSSPPKRKDASLEELQKRLEAAEERRKTQEAQVLKQLAERREHEREVLHKALEENNNFSRLAEEKLNYKMELSKEIREAHLAALRERLREKELHAAEVRRNKEQREEMSG; from the exons CCTACAAGGAGAAGATGAAGGAGTTGTCTGTGCTGTCGCTCATCTGTTCCTGCTTCTACTCCCAGCCTCACCCCAACACCATCTACCAGTATGGGG ATATGGAAGTAAAGCAACTGGATAAGCGAGCCTCTGGCCAGAGCTTCGAGGTCATCCTCAAGTCTCCTTCCGACCTATCTCCAGAGAGCCCCCTGCTGTCCTCTCCCCCCAAGAGGAAGGATGCTTCCTTGGAGGAGCTGCAGAAGCGGCTGGAGGCAGCTGAGGAACGGCGGAAG ACCCAGGAGGCTCAGGTGCTGAAGCAGCTGGCAGAGAGGCGTGAGCACGAGCGCGAGGTGCTGCACAAGGCACTGGAAGAAAACAATAACTTTAGTCGCCTGGCGGAGGAGAAGCTCAACTACAAGATGGAGCTGAGCAAGGAGATCCGCGAGGCTCACCTGGCCGCGCTGCGAGAGCGGCTGCGCGAAAAG gAGCTGCACGCTGCTGAGGTGCGCCGGAACAAGGAACAGCGGGAGGAGATGTCTGGCTAA